One window of the Tetragenococcus koreensis genome contains the following:
- a CDS encoding oligopeptide ABC transporter substrate-binding protein produces the protein MKKQFLGVVTLLSAFVLAACGGGNGDNNNDSADGEGVDLAIQTDNDDEAIDGGSLNVAVVMDTQFQGLFQREFYQDSYDNDFMEPSHEELFLMDEDMRMVDGGAANYELDEENKTGTVTLNEDLTWSDGEDVTADDYIFTHEVIGDPDYTGVRYGEDFTNIVGMDEYHAGDADEISGIEKVDDKTVTIEYKEVHPGLLQLSESVWSSALPKHDLEDIPVDEMESSDQVRKHPLSFGPYQMTNIVAGESVEYEPNEYYYGEAPKLDKLTFTVQPTDSAVESLNSKEYDLFLKMPTDNYSSYEDAEDYQMLGRDELGYNYLGFKLGEWDEDEGRVQYDPDAKMADKSLRQAMGYAIDSDAIGEKYYHGLRTDANSPIIPLFENFHDDDLEGIDYDIDKASELLDDAGYEDVDGDGIREDPDGEELTINYAVMSGGETAQPLADYNIQQWEEIGLNVELTTGRLIDFQAFYDKLENDDPDIDVYDAAWGVSSDPSPSGLFGPAEPFNYTRFESDENTELLNAIDSEASLDQDTQIENLYDWQEYVADEAYIVPTLFREEVLPVSNRVKDFDWSYDIDHSRWASVSVTSEDR, from the coding sequence ATGAAGAAACAGTTTTTAGGTGTAGTTACACTTTTATCAGCATTTGTATTGGCAGCTTGTGGGGGAGGTAACGGGGACAACAATAATGATTCCGCCGATGGAGAAGGAGTCGATTTGGCGATTCAAACAGATAATGATGACGAAGCAATCGATGGTGGTTCTTTAAACGTTGCTGTAGTAATGGATACACAATTCCAAGGGTTATTCCAAAGAGAATTTTACCAAGATAGTTATGATAATGACTTTATGGAACCATCCCATGAAGAATTGTTTTTAATGGATGAAGATATGAGAATGGTAGACGGTGGAGCCGCTAATTATGAGCTTGATGAAGAGAATAAAACAGGGACAGTCACTTTAAATGAAGATTTGACATGGTCAGATGGCGAAGATGTCACAGCAGACGATTATATTTTCACTCATGAAGTCATTGGTGATCCTGATTATACAGGTGTTCGCTATGGGGAGGACTTTACCAACATTGTCGGTATGGATGAATATCACGCAGGTGATGCCGATGAGATTTCTGGTATCGAAAAAGTCGATGATAAAACAGTAACTATTGAATACAAAGAAGTCCACCCAGGTTTACTACAATTAAGCGAATCGGTATGGTCGAGTGCTTTGCCTAAACACGATTTAGAAGACATACCAGTGGATGAGATGGAGTCTAGTGATCAAGTGAGAAAGCACCCACTTTCTTTTGGCCCTTATCAAATGACCAATATCGTAGCAGGTGAATCGGTTGAATACGAACCTAACGAGTACTATTATGGTGAAGCACCAAAGCTAGATAAACTCACTTTTACTGTCCAACCTACTGACTCAGCTGTAGAATCTTTAAACTCTAAAGAATACGATCTGTTCTTAAAAATGCCAACAGATAATTACTCCTCGTATGAAGACGCGGAAGACTATCAAATGTTAGGTAGAGACGAACTAGGCTATAATTACTTAGGCTTTAAGCTAGGTGAATGGGACGAGGATGAAGGCAGAGTGCAATATGACCCAGACGCTAAAATGGCAGATAAATCCCTACGTCAAGCAATGGGATATGCGATTGATAGTGATGCCATTGGAGAAAAATATTATCATGGGTTGCGTACCGATGCGAACTCACCTATTATTCCATTATTTGAAAACTTTCATGATGATGATTTAGAAGGTATTGATTACGATATAGATAAAGCAAGTGAATTATTGGATGATGCTGGTTATGAAGATGTCGATGGAGATGGAATCCGGGAAGACCCAGACGGTGAAGAATTAACGATTAATTATGCTGTGATGTCCGGTGGTGAAACGGCGCAACCATTGGCAGATTATAATATACAACAATGGGAAGAAATCGGTTTGAATGTAGAATTAACTACCGGCCGTTTGATTGACTTCCAAGCGTTCTATGATAAATTAGAAAATGATGACCCAGACATTGATGTGTATGACGCTGCTTGGGGCGTTAGTTCGGACCCTTCACCTAGCGGATTATTCGGCCCTGCTGAGCCATTTAACTATACTCGGTTTGAATCCGATGAAAATACTGAACTGTTAAATGCGATTGATTCAGAAGCCTCATTGGATCAAGATACTCAAATTGAAAACCTATACGATTGGCAAGAATACGTAGCAGATGAAGCTTACATTGTTCCAACGTTGTTCCGTGAAGAAGTATTGCCAGTTTCTAACCGGGTAAAAGATTTTGATTGGTCATACGATATTGATCATAGCCGTTGGGCATCAGTTAGTGTAACTTCAGAGGATCGTTAA
- a CDS encoding ABC transporter permease has translation MAEEREQEQLPIEESAPPMGLKMVTREFLKDKIAIFSLIILVITLLSVFIGTFFINQDQIMHVSILDKYAPPGTVSMEGSTYLLGADEGGRDVLGQLIIGARNSILIGFSITIITSIIGVALGLLSGYYGGIIDNVLMRVVDFVMILPVMLIIIVFVSIIPRYNVWSFVAVMSGFYWVAKARLFRSKALSESRRDYVNASKTMGTNGFKIMFREIMPNLSSLIITNLTMNFAANIGIETTLTFLGFGLPTNVPSLGTLIGYASNGDVLSTKQWIWVPASILILVLMLSINYVGQAFKRSADARQRLG, from the coding sequence ATGGCTGAAGAAAGAGAACAAGAACAGCTCCCAATAGAAGAAAGTGCTCCGCCTATGGGCCTTAAAATGGTTACGCGGGAATTTCTTAAAGATAAAATTGCCATTTTTTCGTTAATTATTTTGGTTATTACCCTGCTCTCTGTGTTTATTGGGACATTTTTTATTAATCAAGATCAAATTATGCATGTCAGTATTTTAGACAAGTACGCTCCTCCAGGTACCGTTTCAATGGAAGGGTCAACCTATCTGCTTGGTGCAGATGAAGGAGGGCGTGACGTTTTAGGCCAATTGATCATAGGCGCGCGTAATTCCATTTTGATCGGTTTTTCAATTACGATTATTACCTCAATTATTGGTGTGGCATTAGGCCTGCTTTCAGGTTATTACGGCGGAATTATTGATAATGTATTGATGCGTGTTGTTGATTTTGTCATGATTTTACCAGTGATGTTAATCATTATTGTTTTTGTATCAATTATCCCACGCTATAATGTTTGGTCGTTTGTTGCTGTCATGAGTGGTTTTTATTGGGTGGCTAAAGCGCGACTATTTCGTAGTAAGGCTTTATCAGAATCACGTCGGGATTACGTCAATGCTTCAAAAACGATGGGAACAAATGGATTTAAGATTATGTTTCGTGAGATTATGCCCAACTTAAGTTCATTAATTATTACGAATTTGACGATGAATTTCGCAGCCAATATTGGTATTGAAACTACCCTAACTTTCTTAGGTTTTGGTTTACCAACTAATGTGCCTAGTTTGGGAACCTTAATTGGTTATGCTAGTAATGGTGATGTACTTTCAACGAAACAATGGATTTGGGTACCAGCGTCAATTCTTATTTTGGTTTTGATGTTAAGTATAAATTATGTGGGTCAAGCGTTTAAGCGTTCAGCGGATGCGCGCCAACGTTTAGGTTAA
- the opp4B gene encoding oligopeptide ABC transporter permease: MWKTILRRILLMIPQVIILSVLIFLIAQAMPGDPFTGLINPNQDPAEIARMREAAGLNDPWYQQYFRWIGNALQGDFGDSFLYRMPVANLLAGRITNTLYLSALTIVLTYLIAIPLGILAGRFQDSFLDKTVVVYNFFSFAVPIFIFALIMLFAFGYRLGWFPTGGSIDGGLSGMDAFWNRVYHLILPAITQALLGTSVTIQYLRSEIIDAKSLDFVRTARSKGVPTNKVFSRHIFRNAFLPVASQLGYEITELIAGSVVIEQIFSYPGVGKLFIDSIVQRDYAVITSLTLILGLATLIGTLISDIVMSIVDPRIRIE, encoded by the coding sequence ATGTGGAAGACAATATTACGCCGGATTCTTTTGATGATTCCGCAAGTTATTATTTTAAGTGTTCTAATTTTCTTGATTGCCCAGGCTATGCCTGGCGATCCATTTACCGGCTTAATTAATCCTAACCAAGATCCCGCAGAAATTGCACGGATGCGGGAAGCAGCTGGCTTAAATGATCCTTGGTATCAACAATATTTCCGCTGGATTGGAAATGCATTACAAGGGGACTTTGGCGATAGTTTCCTTTATAGAATGCCTGTAGCCAATCTTTTAGCAGGTCGGATTACTAATACGCTCTATCTTTCTGCGTTAACTATTGTTTTGACTTATCTGATTGCTATTCCATTAGGAATATTAGCAGGGCGTTTTCAAGATTCTTTCTTAGATAAAACGGTTGTAGTATATAACTTCTTTAGTTTTGCTGTACCGATTTTTATCTTTGCTCTAATCATGCTCTTTGCCTTTGGCTATCGCTTAGGTTGGTTTCCTACTGGAGGCTCGATTGATGGTGGGTTATCCGGAATGGATGCCTTTTGGAATCGAGTGTATCACTTGATTTTACCAGCTATTACGCAAGCCTTATTGGGCACGTCAGTAACCATCCAGTACTTACGTAGTGAAATCATTGATGCGAAATCGTTGGATTTTGTTCGTACGGCTCGTTCCAAAGGGGTACCCACGAATAAAGTGTTTTCTCGCCACATCTTTCGGAATGCCTTTTTACCAGTTGCTTCGCAATTAGGATATGAAATTACGGAATTGATTGCCGGCTCGGTCGTTATAGAACAAATTTTTTCCTATCCAGGTGTAGGAAAGCTGTTTATTGATAGTATCGTTCAACGCGATTATGCGGTGATTACTTCATTAACCTTGATTTTAGGACTGGCAACCTTGATTGGGACCTTGATTTCAGACATTGTCATGAGTATTGTTGATCCGCGAATTCGAATTGAATAG
- a CDS encoding ABC transporter ATP-binding protein, which produces MSEILTIKNLKIHYPIRSGFFNRVTDHVYAVDGVDFMIEKGKTYGLVGESGSGKSTTGKAIVGLEKVTDGAIYYEDQDITNPSIRRKINYNRDVQMIFQDSMSSLNPKKRVLDIIAEPLRNFEKLSVQEEKKRVKELLDIVGMPEDALYKYPHEFSGGQRQRLGVARAVATNPKLIVADEPVSALDLSVQAQVLNFMKRIQEEYGLSYLFISHDLGVVKHMCDNIAIMHKGRFVEIGSREDIYNDPRHIYTKRLLSAIPKIDVRHRDEHKKQRLEVEREYRAHQKDYYDETGRVYDLQKITPTHQVAEKDGGAK; this is translated from the coding sequence ATGTCAGAAATACTTACGATAAAAAATCTGAAAATTCACTATCCTATTCGCAGCGGTTTTTTTAACCGTGTTACCGATCATGTCTATGCGGTGGATGGTGTTGATTTTATGATAGAAAAAGGGAAAACATATGGGCTTGTAGGCGAGTCTGGTTCTGGCAAGTCAACTACCGGTAAAGCGATTGTAGGCTTAGAAAAAGTAACCGATGGTGCGATTTATTATGAGGATCAAGATATCACAAACCCTTCGATTCGTAGAAAAATAAATTATAATCGTGATGTGCAAATGATTTTCCAAGATTCAATGTCTAGTTTGAATCCCAAAAAACGTGTATTAGATATTATTGCCGAACCTCTACGCAACTTTGAAAAATTAAGTGTGCAAGAAGAGAAAAAGCGAGTAAAAGAATTACTCGATATTGTAGGTATGCCTGAAGATGCATTATATAAATATCCGCATGAATTTTCTGGAGGACAGCGACAACGTTTAGGCGTAGCACGGGCAGTTGCAACCAACCCTAAGTTGATCGTAGCTGACGAACCAGTTTCGGCTTTGGATCTTTCGGTGCAAGCACAAGTGTTAAATTTCATGAAACGGATTCAAGAGGAGTATGGCTTAAGCTATTTATTTATTTCACATGATTTAGGTGTGGTTAAGCATATGTGCGATAATATTGCGATCATGCATAAAGGTCGTTTTGTTGAAATTGGCAGTAGAGAAGATATTTATAATGATCCTCGCCATATTTATACAAAACGGTTATTGTCGGCGATCCCTAAAATCGATGTCAGACATCGCGATGAGCATAAAAAACAGCGGCTGGAAGTGGAAAGAGAATATCGGGCACATCAAAAAGATTATTATGATGAAACGGGTCGTGTCTACGATTTGCAAAAAATCACCCCAACACATCAAGTCGCAGAAAAAGATGGGGGTGCTAAATAA
- a CDS encoding ABC transporter ATP-binding protein, giving the protein MSNEEQLLEVQNLHTAFRIKDNFYDAVDDVSFSLKSNEILAIVGESGCGKSTLATTIMGLHDPLNTSITGEILYNDLNLANLNESLYNKIRGNDIGMIFQDPLSALNPLMRVEDQIKENLSYHTKLTDEQKQARALELLEQVGIPKPARVGRQYPHELSGGMRQRVIIAIAIACKPPIIIADEPTTALDVTIQAQILDLLKSLQEETGSGIILITHDLGVVAEMADRVAVMYGGEFVEYAEAAELFENPKHPYTRSLLDSIPQEDDQDNELHVIEGVVPSLKNMKRTGCRFAPRIPWIPEEAHEEHPTLHEVAPDHFVRCSCYKYFHFRDEQGDV; this is encoded by the coding sequence TTGTCCAATGAGGAACAACTATTAGAAGTTCAAAATCTGCACACGGCTTTTCGTATTAAAGATAATTTTTATGATGCTGTAGATGATGTATCTTTTTCATTGAAAAGTAATGAAATTTTAGCCATTGTTGGTGAATCTGGCTGTGGGAAAAGCACATTAGCCACAACGATTATGGGACTTCATGATCCATTAAATACATCGATCACTGGCGAAATTTTATACAATGACTTAAATTTAGCGAACTTAAATGAGTCGCTTTATAATAAAATCCGGGGAAACGATATTGGGATGATTTTCCAAGATCCTTTATCAGCATTAAATCCCTTGATGCGTGTCGAAGATCAAATCAAAGAAAATTTGTCTTATCACACAAAATTAACCGATGAACAAAAACAAGCCCGTGCTTTAGAATTATTGGAACAAGTAGGCATCCCCAAGCCTGCCCGTGTAGGACGTCAATACCCCCACGAGTTATCAGGTGGGATGCGTCAACGAGTAATTATCGCAATTGCTATTGCTTGTAAACCACCGATTATCATTGCTGACGAACCTACGACAGCTTTAGATGTAACCATTCAAGCACAAATATTGGACTTATTAAAGAGCTTACAAGAAGAAACTGGTTCAGGTATTATTTTAATTACCCATGACTTAGGCGTTGTAGCTGAAATGGCTGATCGTGTAGCTGTGATGTATGGCGGCGAATTTGTGGAGTATGCCGAAGCGGCTGAGCTGTTTGAAAACCCTAAGCATCCTTATACCCGCTCTTTACTGGATTCCATTCCACAAGAAGACGATCAAGACAATGAACTACATGTTATTGAAGGAGTGGTTCCTTCTTTAAAAAATATGAAACGGACAGGTTGTCGTTTTGCTCCTCGGATTCCTTGGATACCGGAGGAGGCACACGAAGAGCATCCTACGCTACATGAGGTAGCGCCTGATCATTTTGTTCGTTGTAGCTGTTATAAATATTTTCATTTTAGAGACGAACAAGGAGATGTGTAA
- the acpP gene encoding acyl carrier protein encodes MTREEIFNKVAEVIANHFEVAADQVKESMSIKDDLNADSISVMEFVLELEEAFGTEISDEDAEKIQTVGAAVDYIDSHLN; translated from the coding sequence TTGACGCGTGAAGAAATATTTAATAAGGTAGCTGAAGTGATCGCCAATCACTTTGAAGTAGCGGCCGATCAAGTAAAAGAATCAATGAGCATTAAAGATGATTTAAATGCTGATTCGATTAGTGTTATGGAATTTGTGTTAGAATTAGAAGAAGCTTTTGGTACAGAAATTTCCGATGAAGATGCTGAAAAAATCCAAACAGTTGGTGCGGCAGTTGACTATATTGATTCTCATTTAAATTAA
- the plsX gene encoding phosphate acyltransferase PlsX, producing MKIAVDAMGGDNAPEAIVSGVMLAKKDFPEIEFQLYGKEAEIKKYVTDEKNITIIHTDEKVTSEDEPVRAIRRKKQASMVLAAQAVKKGEADACFSAGNTGALLAAGLFIVGRIKGIERPGLMSTLPIIGENRGFDMLDLGANAENKAEHLLKYGVLGSFYAANVRKVENPRVGLLNNGTEESKGSEVTKKAFELLSNESSINFVGNIESRDILNGVADVVVTDGFTGNAVLKSIEGTALNITKLLKKSILDEGMKGKLGALLLKNALSDLKNEMDYSEYGGAVLFGVKSPVVKTHGATKPDAVAATIKQIHTMLETEVVSKLIKQFETNEEAK from the coding sequence GTGAAAATTGCAGTAGATGCCATGGGCGGCGACAATGCACCAGAAGCGATTGTTTCGGGTGTAATGTTGGCGAAAAAAGATTTTCCGGAGATCGAATTTCAGTTATACGGAAAAGAAGCAGAAATTAAAAAATATGTAACTGATGAAAAAAACATTACAATTATCCATACAGATGAAAAAGTAACGAGTGAAGATGAACCAGTACGAGCTATTCGACGTAAAAAACAAGCTTCAATGGTTTTAGCGGCACAAGCAGTTAAAAAAGGTGAAGCGGATGCCTGCTTTTCAGCGGGCAACACAGGGGCGCTTTTAGCTGCCGGCTTATTTATTGTTGGCCGTATCAAAGGGATCGAACGTCCTGGCTTAATGTCAACATTGCCTATCATTGGAGAAAATAGAGGATTTGACATGCTTGACTTAGGCGCGAACGCTGAAAATAAAGCAGAGCATTTACTAAAATACGGAGTTTTAGGCTCTTTTTATGCAGCAAATGTTCGAAAAGTAGAAAACCCGCGAGTAGGCTTATTAAATAATGGGACTGAGGAATCAAAAGGCAGTGAAGTGACGAAAAAAGCCTTCGAACTTTTGTCAAATGAATCTAGCATTAACTTTGTAGGTAATATTGAATCTCGGGATATTTTAAATGGAGTGGCAGATGTTGTTGTGACTGATGGTTTTACAGGGAATGCTGTCTTAAAATCAATCGAAGGAACCGCACTAAATATCACAAAACTATTGAAAAAATCGATCCTCGATGAGGGAATGAAGGGGAAATTGGGTGCACTATTACTGAAAAATGCTCTCAGTGATTTGAAAAATGAAATGGACTACTCTGAATATGGCGGCGCGGTTTTATTTGGCGTGAAATCTCCTGTCGTTAAAACGCATGGAGCCACTAAACCAGATGCAGTAGCGGCCACGATTAAGCAGATCCATACTATGCTTGAAACAGAGGTAGTAAGCAAGTTAATCAAACAATTTGAAACGAACGAAGAGGCAAAATAA
- the recG gene encoding ATP-dependent DNA helicase RecG produces the protein MLQESITKLAGVGEKRAQALADLGIVTIENLLSYYPFRYDDIKERNLAEINDQEKVTIKGIVVSPPVVNRFGYKKSRLQFRMMQDRDVFSVSFFNQPYLKDKVVVSEDIAIYGKWDAKRKALTGMKILGAKQEGDFAPIYHVSKAVRQQTLVDLIRKAFARFGDQIEENLPLSLMEKYRLMGRKDAMYAMHFPQDPDQHHQAKRRVVFEEFFLFQMKIQGLKKEEKSEKHGIVISYDVERVKEFTQKLPFKLTGAQKRVTNEICRDFLQPKHMQRLLQGDVGSGKTVVAAIALYAAVTAGFQGALMVPTEILAQQHLGSLQQLFDPLEVHTALLTSSTKSKERQQIIEQLQQGEIDVVVGTHSLIQEGVDFSNLGLVITDEQHRFGVNQRRGLREKGFQPDVLFMTATPIPRTLAITAYGEMDVSIIDEMPAGRIPVETRWIKRGQLSDALKNAQLELQNGRQMYVICPLIEESETLDVQNAVELYEELKNYFAPEFVVGLLHGKMKSEEKEAIMEGFKENEIQVLVSTTVIEVGVDVPNATTLLIMDADRFGLAQLHQLRGRVGRGQEASYCILVANPKNELGKERMKIMTETNNGFIVSQKDLELRGPGEVFGFKQSGLPEFVAADIVADANVLEVAKDEAQNLWQKKDWQLLPEYAGLFSYLKETDKENQFFD, from the coding sequence ATGCTACAAGAATCAATTACAAAACTTGCTGGAGTGGGAGAAAAGCGTGCACAAGCGTTGGCTGATTTGGGAATTGTGACGATCGAGAACTTGTTGAGCTACTATCCATTTCGTTACGATGATATTAAAGAAAGAAACTTAGCAGAAATTAATGATCAAGAAAAAGTAACGATTAAAGGAATCGTGGTCTCACCACCAGTTGTTAATCGCTTTGGTTATAAGAAGTCCCGTTTGCAATTTCGCATGATGCAAGATCGCGATGTTTTTAGTGTCTCTTTTTTTAATCAACCTTATTTAAAAGATAAAGTTGTGGTTTCTGAAGATATTGCTATCTATGGCAAATGGGATGCTAAGCGCAAAGCCTTAACGGGGATGAAGATACTAGGCGCCAAGCAAGAAGGTGACTTTGCACCCATTTATCATGTGAGTAAAGCGGTGCGACAGCAAACGTTGGTTGATTTGATTAGAAAAGCATTTGCTCGTTTTGGGGATCAGATTGAAGAAAATTTGCCTTTATCCCTAATGGAAAAATATCGCTTAATGGGTAGAAAAGATGCGATGTATGCGATGCACTTTCCACAAGATCCCGACCAACATCATCAAGCGAAACGACGGGTAGTGTTTGAAGAATTTTTCTTATTTCAAATGAAAATCCAAGGATTAAAAAAAGAAGAAAAATCAGAGAAACATGGGATTGTAATTTCCTATGACGTAGAGCGTGTCAAAGAATTTACGCAAAAGCTTCCTTTTAAGCTGACCGGTGCGCAAAAACGTGTAACCAATGAAATTTGTCGTGATTTTTTGCAACCGAAACACATGCAGCGTTTATTACAAGGCGATGTGGGTAGCGGGAAAACAGTAGTTGCGGCTATTGCTTTATACGCGGCTGTAACAGCGGGTTTTCAAGGCGCTTTAATGGTGCCAACCGAAATTTTAGCCCAGCAGCATTTAGGAAGTTTGCAGCAACTATTTGATCCTTTGGAAGTACATACCGCTCTTTTAACTAGTTCAACCAAATCTAAAGAGCGTCAGCAAATTATTGAGCAATTGCAACAAGGAGAAATTGATGTAGTGGTTGGAACGCATTCTTTGATACAAGAGGGCGTTGATTTCTCCAATCTGGGCTTAGTTATTACTGATGAACAACATCGTTTTGGCGTGAACCAGCGGCGTGGACTACGGGAAAAAGGGTTCCAACCCGATGTGTTATTTATGACAGCAACGCCGATTCCGCGTACTTTGGCTATTACTGCCTATGGCGAAATGGATGTTTCGATCATTGATGAAATGCCCGCTGGTAGAATTCCGGTTGAAACACGCTGGATCAAGCGTGGTCAGCTTTCTGATGCTTTAAAAAATGCGCAATTGGAATTGCAAAATGGGCGACAGATGTATGTGATTTGTCCATTGATCGAAGAATCCGAAACGCTAGATGTCCAAAATGCTGTAGAATTGTATGAAGAATTAAAAAATTATTTTGCCCCGGAATTTGTTGTAGGCTTGCTCCATGGTAAGATGAAAAGCGAAGAAAAAGAAGCGATTATGGAAGGCTTTAAAGAAAATGAAATCCAAGTGCTGGTTTCAACTACCGTGATTGAAGTAGGGGTTGATGTACCTAATGCAACAACGCTGCTTATTATGGATGCTGATCGCTTCGGTCTGGCACAGTTGCATCAATTACGGGGACGAGTTGGCAGAGGACAAGAAGCTTCTTACTGCATTTTAGTAGCAAATCCTAAAAATGAGCTAGGCAAAGAGCGAATGAAGATTATGACCGAAACAAATAATGGCTTTATTGTCAGTCAAAAGGATTTGGAATTGCGCGGTCCGGGCGAAGTATTTGGTTTTAAACAATCAGGCTTGCCAGAATTTGTAGCGGCTGATATTGTAGCTGATGCCAATGTTTTAGAAGTAGCTAAAGATGAAGCGCAAAATTTATGGCAAAAAAAAGATTGGCAGTTGTTACCTGAATATGCGGGGCTGTTTTCTTATTTAAAAGAAACAGATAAAGAAAACCAGTTTTTTGATTGA
- a CDS encoding group II intron maturase-specific domain-containing protein encodes MTNRKRSGSLDEIISSINQYTQGWINYYKKGELKAFLAKQMTHLRRRLRALIWKRWKKVSTKYRQLKARGASHREAMTYANSRKSYWRISESKLLHRIFTKEKFKQWKLKDFNEILEK; translated from the coding sequence CTGACCAATCGGAAAAGATCGGGAAGCCTAGACGAAATTATCTCATCGATCAATCAATATACGCAAGGTTGGATTAACTATTATAAGAAAGGGGAACTAAAGGCTTTCTTAGCGAAACAAATGACCCACTTACGTAGAAGATTGCGCGCCCTTATTTGGAAAAGATGGAAGAAAGTGTCAACAAAATATCGACAACTGAAAGCAAGAGGGGCTTCTCACAGAGAAGCCATGACTTATGCAAATAGTCGAAAATCGTATTGGCGTATTTCCGAGTCTAAACTACTCCACCGAATCTTTACGAAAGAAAAATTCAAACAATGGAAACTCAAGGATTTCAATGAAATCCTTGAGAAATAA
- the ltrA gene encoding group II intron reverse transcriptase/maturase, protein MKNQSGYPLMDELVSSMNIDRAIEKVKKNKGAPGIDEMTVFEIKEHLNKYRQPFVQKLKEGTYRPQPTKRVEIDKKDGKKRKLSIPVVRDRVVQQMILQVITPLIDPTFSKNSYGFRPGKNCQQAIDQAGKYYEEGYNVVVDCDLKSYFDTINHQKLMHRMQWYIADKEILQLIWNFLNAGVLDGEIIRSTPQGAQQGSPLSPLLANVYLDQLDKELEKRGHRFIRYADDFIVLVQSERAAQRVQESVTQFLEGKLRLTVNQEKSQIVKAHQLEYLGFRLRKDKGK, encoded by the coding sequence ATGAAGAACCAAAGTGGCTATCCATTAATGGACGAACTCGTAAGTTCGATGAATATTGATCGAGCCATCGAGAAAGTAAAGAAGAACAAAGGAGCACCAGGCATCGATGAGATGACCGTATTTGAAATCAAGGAACATCTAAACAAATACCGACAACCTTTTGTTCAAAAACTGAAAGAAGGGACTTATCGTCCTCAGCCCACCAAACGGGTAGAGATTGATAAGAAAGACGGCAAGAAACGAAAGTTGAGTATTCCTGTCGTACGAGACCGCGTGGTACAACAGATGATTTTACAAGTCATTACCCCTTTGATCGACCCGACCTTTTCTAAAAACAGTTATGGATTTAGACCTGGAAAGAATTGCCAACAGGCAATCGATCAAGCAGGAAAATATTATGAAGAAGGCTACAATGTGGTCGTGGATTGTGACTTAAAAAGTTATTTCGACACCATCAATCATCAGAAACTAATGCATCGTATGCAATGGTATATCGCTGATAAAGAAATCCTTCAATTAATCTGGAATTTTCTCAATGCGGGCGTACTAGACGGGGAAATTATCCGTTCTACACCTCAAGGAGCCCAACAGGGCAGCCCCTTATCTCCACTTTTAGCCAACGTCTATCTTGACCAACTAGATAAGGAACTCGAAAAGAGAGGGCATCGTTTTATCCGCTACGCCGACGATTTTATCGTGCTAGTACAAAGTGAACGAGCCGCCCAAAGGGTTCAAGAAAGTGTCACCCAGTTCCTGGAAGGAAAGTTACGACTCACGGTAAACCAAGAGAAGAGCCAAATTGTAAAGGCGCATCAATTGGAATACCTCGGATTCCGTCTGAGGAAAGATAAGGGAAAGTAA